A window of Peromyscus eremicus chromosome 23, PerEre_H2_v1, whole genome shotgun sequence genomic DNA:
CCCCGGGTCTCCAGACAGCCCAGCTTTGTGTGGTAGTAAGAGAAGAGCTGCACCTACCCAAAATCCCAGCGCTCCAGGTGGGCTGCTGCGGGAAGAACAGTTGTCTGGAAAAACTCAGAGCACTCCTGCAGACTCTGGAGGGCTCGGTAGTCAAGAGCTTGTGGGAAGAGACCTACCATCCACGTGCTGACCGCTCCCCGTGTTTACCCCTGCTCCCAGCTCTGGCCATGGGTCTCTGTGTTGCCATGATCGCCTTCGTCCGCCTGCCCAGCCTCAAGGTCTCCTGCCTGCTTCTCTCAGGGCTTCTCATCTACGACGTCTTCTGGGTGAGTGTCTGCCTCAGCAGCGGCCCGTTCTCCTTTGAGTTTAATTGAAGCTAAATACCCAAAGCCTGGCGTGCCACCGACCATCTCGGGTGAGTCCTGCTGCTCCAGGGCTGCAGCTGTTGAGCACGTACAAGCACGTCTGTCCCTTTGAGGCGGCCTCTAATGCAGTAGGTAGTGTGTGTGACGGGGCAACAGGCTGGGAGCACTCTTGCCCAGGAGCACTCCGTTCTAGTGGGAAGACGCAGCACCCTGCAGGCCAGCACGGGAGTGAGAATTCTCTTCCCCTTCACACGTGCAGTCAGAGCCTTGAGCAGCCTTACGGTCTGGTTCCAAGCTGTTTGGACAACAGAGCGGGTGGCTGCAGCTTTCTTCTCTCACAGTCGTCTCTCCGTCTGGGCAGGTGTTCTTCTCAGCCTACATCTTCAACAGCAATGTCATGGTGAAAGTGGCCACACAGCCCGCTGACAATCCACTTGACGTTCTGTCTCGGAAACTCCACCTCGGACCCAATGTCGGGCGTGATGTTCCTCGCCTGTCTTTACCTGGGAAATTGGTCTTCCCAAGGTAAGACTGGCCTGTGGGTCCCCATCCTGCAGTGAACGAACATATACTGCCTTCTTGTGTGTCTTCCCCGCCATGGGAATCCATCTCtcttctgtaatcccagtaacAAAATGCCCACCGAGGCCCCGGAGAGGACAGGGTTACCTTGCTCACGATCTAAGGGGGCGCAGCCCATCCTGGCAAGGGAGGTGCCTGTGGGGGCTACAGCTTCACCACTGGTGTGGGGAGCCTGGGGTATGGCTTGTTCTCTCTCCAAGGAAACAGAGTCCCTCAGGATGCACACCATTGCCCCAGAGGGACCCCTTCCTCCTGCTAGGCCTTGCTTCCTGATGGCTTCACCACCTTGGAAAACAGCCGTGAGCTGGGAAGTATCCAAACAGCCTAGCAGGCAGGACACGGGTTGTAGTCTTTATACTATTCACCTCTGATTCTGCTCTCATATGACCTGAGAGGAtccatgaaattatttcagggTTAAGACTTACcttacggggctggagagatggctcagcggttaagagcactggttgttcttccagaggtcctgagttcaattcccagcaaccacatggtggctcacaaccacctgtaatgagctctggcgccctcttctggcatacataataaataaataaatcttaaaaaaaagacttacCTTACTGCCTAAAATGTGATgtggttgacttttttttttttttttggttttttgagacaaggtttctctgtgtagttttggcgcctgttctggatctcactctgtagaccaggctgggctcgaactcacagagatctgcctggctctgcctcccgagtgctgggattagaggtgtgcaccaccaccgcatcCCGGCCAGTGGTTGactttttttcaaatttgatAGGCTACTGAGAAGAATGCGTATTCCACAGCTGTTGGAATATTCTATAGACATCTAATTTTTTATCTAAATCAACTACATTTGTATcaacggttctcaacctgtaggttgaaCAACTCTTTCACAGAGTTGCGtgtcagatgtttacattatgattcataacagtagcgacAACAATGATGTCACGcttggggtcagcacagcatgaggagctgtgttcaAGGTCGCAGGGTTAGGAAGGGTGAGAGCAGGCAAGAGTAGTCTGTCTGTTGTTTTGGAAAATGAGGAAGCAAACCGCTctgtgctgaggactgagcccaGCACTGTCACATCCCACCAGCAGTGACCGTCCTGTGTGGAGGATGTCACCTGTCCTCACCAGAGACACAGGACTGCCATCCTCGGGGCACTTCTGACGTTGTCTAAAGCCAGACCACCTCCTCCAGCCGTCCCCAGACTGTGTGACATGTGACTAGTTCCAGTTTTCAGAGTAGCTCATTCTCAACTGAACCACCTCATCTGGCGCCTGGTTCTAAGCCTCCGAGATGGAAGAGTGCCGAGTGAAGCTGTCTCCGTGGCTGTCCTGGCACACGGGAGGCACTGTCATGCCATGGCCCCCAGCTGCATTTGTTCTCCCCAGCCACCTGGCTGGTTCTGGAGAGGAGACCCAGGCTCCCCTCCCTTCCTGGGCCTCGGGACAGGGCCCGTTTCTCACTGCGCACAGCCTTTCTGTTGCTCGGCTTCTCGGCTGGCTGGCACCTCACATGATTTCTGGTGACGTTCTTTGTCACCCTGGCCCTTCTCATTCACAGCACCATAGAGACATTAAGCTGCCTCCTCCACCTTGACACGGGTGCTCATTTATCACACAGCGGCATGTCACTGCGGTTTCTGCTTTTTACAGTCGGCTGAAATGAACAAAATCTGGggtttttttcttgagacatttgTAAAAATATGTTCTCCTGGTAACAGTCTCAGTGAAGCAGTCTTGGCAACCAGTGTGCTGTTTCAGTGTCTGTCTAGATTTGCCCAGGGGACATTAAGTCACACAGAATTTAGCTAAGAGTGCTGCCTGCAAAGTATCCGGAGTAAGTAGTTGATAACAAGGCTTGCTAGAGATAACTTAGGATACTAGGGTGTAAATATTTGCTCCCCAGGACTCACCAGCTGTAATCCCCCAGTCCTGTAACAACGGAGACACCCCTCACGGAGAGCCCCAGTCCTGTAACAGAACACTCCAGCTGCGTGCAGGGTCACACCCCCAAGTCCCCAGCACTCTTACCAAGAAAAGCATGATGGAGTTAGTGGGCAAGATGAGCCTGGGTGACAGCTATTCCAAACACCACGCTGACGTACTTCCAGTGGTTCCCACTCTGCGGTGTTAATCTCTCCTCTGCCTGAGTGACCAGACTTGCAGTCTCCTGTGCATTTCAACTGTTCAAAGTGTAGCCTGGGCCCAAGAGCCGAAAGAGATTTAGGGATGACAGTGTGTGGAGTGCCCAAGCCTAAGCCGTCTGGAAGTTAGTGACCCCTTCTATTCTGTCGGCTCCTCTTGGGACGTTAGCCGCAGTCCGCCTCATGCTTTTTTATTCTCTCAGTGAAgagcttcctcctttcctccccaagtgtgCGCAGTCATTTCTCACTGGGGAGCGTATTTCTGTAACATGTTGACAGGTAGTTTCAGGAGTGAACGGGTCACAGATGGTGATATTCCCGTAAGGGGTCACCCAGCACTCACTGTTCCCTGGAAGCAGTGGCGGCTCCTTGGAGACTGCCGAGGCCAATGCTCTGAGGTCTTTGCACTTTTAGAAGCTAGTGTTGAACTTGCTGTTAGTGGTGCATGCCGgcaatcccagaattcaggagccCAGGGAGCGATgttagtttgagaccagctttggcccaggcatggtagcacacacctttaatcccaggatttgggggAGAGGCAAGTCAGTGACCCCTTCTATTCTGTCGGCTCCTTGTGAGTTCACAAGTGTCaacttgtgagttccaggccagccagggctccagagagaccctgtctcaaaccaagaGAGACAGGTAGAGCTCCTTCGATGTCTTAAAAGCTAACAGACTTCAGACAGAAGCATAGGATTGTGGAGTGCGCTGTCCCTGACCTGTGGTACTGTGTTCCAGCTCCACTGGCAGTCACTTCTCCATGTTGGGCATCGGGGACATTGTGATGCCTGGCCTCCTGTTATGCTTTGTCCTTCGCTATGACAACTACAAGAAGCAAGCCAGTGGTGACTCGTGCGGCGCCCCTGGCCCGGCTAACATCTCTGGGCGCATGCAGAAGGTCTCCTACTTCCACTGCACCCTCATCGGGTACTTCGTAGGTGAGAGACCGGCAGGACAGCGGCCAGTCCTCCTTCCCCAACACTCAGTGAGACCAGAAGAGCAGGAACTGCTGCTTAGAACCCGAGGGGTCCTGGAGGGGGTGTGCGCCACGCGCCAGCTCTCAGTCCCCACACACTGCCCTCCAGCGGTTCCAGTGCATACACATCTCTGACTTCATGCACACAAACGAGCACAAACGGGAAGCTCAGTGGTCACTAGGCCAGAAGTAGAAACAGTACGTGCGCGTGCTCGCGCTCTCCCTGTGCCCTGCAGAGTGTGTACAGAAGCCCGGTGGGTACCTTCACTGACCTGGCATACACCTGAGGTCTTGTCCGTCTGTGAACCCCGAGGTTTCAGGCTAGCATCCCCATCTAGCAGGTAGAGGCTGAGAGGGAAGGCTCAGGCAAGCTTGTGAGGCTGTCGAGTGTCCTAAGTCTATCCTCACCTCAGGAGGCCGTCCGCAGAGTGGGCTGTGAGCCAGGCATGGGGTTTGGAGGGGCTTCACTGGCCTCCGTTTCCATGACGATTCTACCCGTTAACGATGTCTTCTCGCCTAGGTCTGCTCACTGCGACGGTGGCATCGCGAATCCACCGAGCCGCCCAGCCCGCTCTCCTCTACTTGGTGCCATTTACCTTATTACCGCTCCTCACCATGGCCTACTTAAAGGTGAGCGCGCGCGGTGGCTCCTCCATAACCACAGGAAGGGCTGATGAAGTCACTGCATCGTCACGGGTCACGATCCAGTGGTTAGCTGAAATCACATGAGTCACCCCGCTGGGACCTCGTGTTTGATTGCAGCAGCGACCTCGGCCATGGGCACCAGGGCAGTCCTGTCCCCTCAGCACTCAGAGACTgagagttcaggaccagcctgggcagCTTAGCACCATTTGGAAAGGGCTGGAGCTCAGTAAGGCACCCAGAGGCCCCGTTGCCCCTGGTGGCTTTTACTATCAGCTTTGTttgagagaaatgatgtaatactgaggcaggaaagatgggTCAGTCGCTCAGAGTCCTTGCTGTTCTAGAGGGTCCAACTTCAGTTTCCCAGCACTGTGTGCCCATCTGTATTATCACTCTAgttcaggggatccagcaccttctCTAGGACTTCATGGGCACTGGGCACACAGGTGCTCAACATCCACACATGCAGAATCTAAATAAGTAGTTACTGTTAAGGCAGTATATGGCCCCTGTCCCCCAAATttagagtattttttttctttttaaagataaagacagggtttcacaatgtagcccaggctggcctactcACAAGGATGCACCTGCTGACTGTATATACGACTGTGCACAAccctaaaggtgtgtgtgtgtacctgtgtcgGCCCAAAGAGTGATtcctggccgggtggtggtggcgcatgcctctaatcccagcactcgggaggtagaggcaggcggatctccgtgagttcaaggccagcctgggctatagagtgagttccaggacaggctccaaagctacacagagaaaccctgtctcgaaaaaccaaaaaaaaagaaaaaaaaagaaaagaaaagaaaaaagaaacagaggttCATGAACATGCTAGAGAGAGAGAacttccctcagggctcagggtgGGTGTGAGGAGTCCCCAGCGATGAGCTTCTGCATACCCAAGAGGCCTGGGGCATCTGCAGTGAGGAAGGTTGATGCTCTGTGATGGCCACAGAAACATTCTGataggagaaaggacaggtgccTCCTGTCTGACCCTGAGCTCATCCGTGTCCCTTGTCCCCAGGGTGACTTACGAAGGATGTGGTCTGAGCCATTCCACTCCAAGTCCAGCAGCTCCCGGTTCCTGGAAGTATGATGGATCACGAGGGAAGTGACCAGAATGTTGTCATCGCCCTTCTCTCTCACCTCACGGTTTCGTTTCCTCTAAAAGCTGGCCTGCTCCGCGCAGGAGCAGCAGTGTGACTGGGGTTTGTCTGCAGGGAGTGCAGGAGGGTGCTGGAGCCTGCCTGGGAGCCTTCTCTTCTGCACACTGCAGAGTGGACCCTTCCAGAAGTGACTGCCCTCTCCGGGTTTATGGATCGGCACCGGACTGTTTCCTTGCGGGAGCAGCAGAGCGGACTGACTTAACAACTCGAGACGGCCAGGACTTGTTCCAGAGCGTTGAACACTAAAGGACGGGGAAAATAGCGAACGCAAGTCTTCAGTGAACCCTCCAAAACTTTGGGACCAGTTCCTATGGGGGACTCCATTTCAGAGACCTGGGACAGAAGGTCtgtcctccttttttttcttttggatttattaaatattttctgtggTGTGAAGTGACTTATTCAATCCACAGACATGACTTCTTACAACGTACACCTAAGAATCTGTTGTAATGACTGTCCAGCCGTGTTGGCAGTGAGCGAGAACACGGTTTtatacatacgtacatatatatatatatatatatatatccgcGCACATAGCTAGCTAGGAGTAAGCAGCCACTGACCCTGCTAAGATCATGCCGTGTAGCAGACAGGCTTGCTGTGGTTTGAGCATGCAGAGCAGTTGACTATGGCTTCCTTGCATAAGCTGTCGTCTCCCCGACGAGTCCCCTGCAGTTGTGAACTGTGGACGCGTTGAACGGAGAGACTCTTGAGCTCTGGGGACTCCACTTCTTTTGATCAGTGTAGCAAATTAGGGATAAAAAGGTTGAACTTTCTGACCCTTTTCTTTTTACAGGCTTCTCCTCGCAGTTTTTAGTAACCGCCTCTGAACCAGTGCATGTGTTAGAGCCGCCAGGTGTCTGTGCTTTCGGATCATAGTAATGTACTACCTGtaaatacatttttctattttctatttttttgtattttttttgacATTCGTTTCATTGGTGCGCTGTATTTTCCATACCCTCACTCctctaagaaaaatcaaaaaggaaaaagcaacacAGTCCTGTCCCTGCTGTGGTGATTACAGTTTGGTTCACCTGTGGTGACGGTGGGCACTGGGGACAGATGTCAGTTGCCTCTCTGGAATTGGGACTAAAGTCCACGAGCTGGTGAGCTGGGCCTGAAGCAGGCTGTATCATCGCTTCAGATCCTGGCCTTGTGCCGTCGGTGGCCTCCGCAGGGCCGGGCACGGCGTCGGTGTCAGCCTGGTGACCTGCCTGGGTTCAGCGCAGACAGGGCACGGATCGGAGTCTGTTCTTCCTGGAGTCGTCGCCAGCCTGGCCTGCCTGTGCAGGGAGTTGGTGCTGTGGGCCCCGGGGCCGGCCGCTGTCCCCATCTCCCCAGCGGAGCAGGACGCTGGCAGCACGGTGTGGGTTCCCGTCGTCGTCGTCATTCTGCTGAAGGGTTTGAGGGGCTGGGTTTTGTCTCTAATAAATGACTCCTTTTTCTAGCCTTTGTCCTGACTTCACTTTTGGGGGTTGGTGCTGAGCTCCTCCAACTTCCTTCCTCTGTGCCAGAGACTGATGGGAAACCCATCCCCTGTCGTCACCTGCAACTCTGGCTCCATGGGGGCGACGTCACAGTGCAGAGGCTCCCACTGTCTGCAGAGCCGACTGCTTAGTGCAGGGGTGCTGGTGGGGAGGGGACTCCACGGTAAGCGCCTGCCCGGAGGGGCCAGGAGGGCCTGGTGGGCGGTCAGTACTTCAGTTCCAGACCAAGGAACGCCATCTGTCTCTTTGGCGTGAGTTAGTGGGAAGAAGTCTTGCGTGCCGCCCTGACTTCAGCGTCCATCCGCGAGCCTGTCTTCAGAGCCTTTGAAGTACTCCCCAGAGCCTTGGCAGATGCCCGGAGGTCCTCCAGTTCTGGAGGGCTATCAGAGGGAAGTGGGGCCTCGGGGAGACCCAGTCCCCTGCCTGTGCCTGTTACACCCTGTCCTGCTCTTCCTGGTCACTCAGTGGAAGGTTCTGACATGTTCTCAGGTCTGTCAGGCAAGGTCTTAACCAATCTCAGGTTTGGTCCCCAGAGAACCTGCATGCTGCTTTCACACCTGTTCGTGGGGTGAGCTGATAAACATCTCACCCCAAAGCGTGGCGTGCTCCGTTCAGACTGCCATGGTGTCGGCCATCTTCAGAGCAAGGTGTGCCACACAGCTCCCTGTacaggacagctggagctgtggGGTCCCGGGCAGCAGGCTACTAGCTTAACTCCCTCTACAGGAGGCCAGCACAGGCCTCCATTACCCAGGTTGGCTACTGGACCCACAAGAAAAAAGGGTGGTGGGAGGGGATTTGGTCTCTTCACTAGTGTTAGAAACAGAATTGAGTCTGTACAGCTCCCTCCGGCTCACCAGGCCAGCCCATGTGGAGACGCTGCATGGGAGGCAGTTCTTCAGAGCCAGGAAAGTAAATGGGTTTTATCTGCAGGTCTTAAGGGCACAGCACGTGCTTGTCTGATGTCCATGGAGAGCAGAAGGTTCCAGCTCCTcaggaactagagtcacagacgGTTGTGAACTGTcttgtgggtgctaagaaccaaatcTGAGTCCTCTCCAAGTAcccccttttaaaaaaatgtctgtgggtgttttttcctgcatgtatgtatgtgcaatacatgtgtgcctggtgaccGTGAAGGGCATTAGGTTCCCCCGGAACTGGAATTAGAAGTGTTTGccagctgccacgtgggtgctgagaatcaaaccccgGGTCCTTTGCTGTTAAACAGCCTCTTGAAGGCGTGCAGACAGGAGCATGCATGCTCCCTCTGCAGGGCACGCCGCTCAGCCTCACCACTGCGCCCATTTCTCCGTTTGCCCGTGGCAGTGAAATATCTTTGGAATGGTGGCCCCTAATGTCTCAGCAGGAGAGACAAGCACCGAGCTGAAACTTGGAGACAGTATCTACAGACTAGCTGCTCCTGGGGAGTGGAAACAAAACTCAGACTTGCCAGGGTTTGTATCAGCCTCCATTTGTTCTCCCTGAGACCCCCAAGATCCTTTCTGCCCTTCCAGGACATTCAATCATGTGTCAATACAGAGCACTGGGTATTCACGCTAACCAAGTTAAACATCCTAGTCCcttacttttttggggggaggggtgggttggaggcagggtttctctgtgtagccctggctgccctggatctcgctctgtagatagaccaggctggcctcagactcagagatccgccggagtgttgggattaaaggcgtgtgccactgccaacGCCCGGCCCAGTCCCCTTACTTCTGCAGTCAAATTGGTAGGACGTCACACAGCGGCTCCATGTTGAGCTCAATAGAAGATCCCATGGCTTGCTCCCTACTCTCTCGATAGCAAAGCATCCCAAGTCCCGTGGGGCAGAGCTAGACCTGCCAGCTAAGAGAGGACTGAAGGACAGGTTGGTGCAGAAGCCAGGGCTCCTGTGAGATGTCACACACAAATGGCCACCAGGGGAAAACACCGCAACAGCCTGCGACACATTAACTTTCAACCACAACAGGGCTCAGAAGTCAGCCGTTCCTCTGCCAAGAGGCTGTg
This region includes:
- the Sppl3 gene encoding signal peptide peptidase-like 3 isoform X3, which translates into the protein MDFENQDKEKDSNSSSASFNGNSTNNSIQTIDSTQALFLPIGASVSLLVMFFFFDSVQVVFTICTAVLATIAFAFLLLPMCQYLTRPCSPQNKISFGCCGRFTAAELLSFSLSVMLVLIWVLTGHWLLMDALAMGLCVAMIAFVRLPSLKVSCLLLSGLLIYDVFWVFFSAYIFNSNVMVKVATQPADNPLDVLSRKLHLGPNVGRDVPRLSLPGKLVFPSSTGSHFSMLGIGDIVMPGLLLCFVLRYDNYKKQASGDSCGAPGPANISGRMQKVSYFHCTLIGYFVGLLTATVASRIHRAAQPALLYLVPFTLLPLLTMAYLKGDLRRMWSEPFHSKSSSSRFLEV
- the Sppl3 gene encoding signal peptide peptidase-like 3 isoform X1, with translation MAEQTYSWAYSLVDSSQVSTFLISILLIVYGSFRSLNMDFENQDKEKDSNSSSASFNGNSTNNSIQTIDSTQALFLPIGASVSLLVMFFFFDSVQVVFTICTAVLATIAFAFLLLPMCQYLTRPCSPQNKISFGCCGRFTAAELLSFSLSVMLVLIWVLTGHWLLMDALAMGLCVAMIAFVRLPSLKVSCLLLSGLLIYDVFWVFFSAYIFNSNVMVKVATQPADNPLDVLSRKLHLGPNVGRDVPRLSLPGKLVFPSSTGSHFSMLGIGDIVMPGLLLCFVLRYDNYKKQASGDSCGAPGPANISGRMQKVSYFHCTLIGYFVGLLTATVASRIHRAAQPALLYLVPFTLLPLLTMAYLKGDLRRMWSEPFHSKSSSSRFLEV
- the Sppl3 gene encoding signal peptide peptidase-like 3 isoform X2 produces the protein MAYSLVDSSQVSTFLISILLIVYGSFRSLNMDFENQDKEKDSNSSSASFNGNSTNNSIQTIDSTQALFLPIGASVSLLVMFFFFDSVQVVFTICTAVLATIAFAFLLLPMCQYLTRPCSPQNKISFGCCGRFTAAELLSFSLSVMLVLIWVLTGHWLLMDALAMGLCVAMIAFVRLPSLKVSCLLLSGLLIYDVFWVFFSAYIFNSNVMVKVATQPADNPLDVLSRKLHLGPNVGRDVPRLSLPGKLVFPSSTGSHFSMLGIGDIVMPGLLLCFVLRYDNYKKQASGDSCGAPGPANISGRMQKVSYFHCTLIGYFVGLLTATVASRIHRAAQPALLYLVPFTLLPLLTMAYLKGDLRRMWSEPFHSKSSSSRFLEV